A genomic stretch from Deinococcus radiotolerans includes:
- a CDS encoding glutaminyl-peptide cyclotransferase, with the protein MRPRLLPALLPLLLFPLGAAQTVATPILMPSVVARYPHDRAAFTEGFQYLGNGTLMESTGIEGQSGVRRVDLKSGKVLARVATPIATAFGEGVTALNGVAYHLTWEDGVAITFDAGTLKETGRYRYSGEGWGLTTDGKALIMSNGSSTLVWRDPKTFRVTRSVQVTDAGQPVKNLNELEFVQGNVYANVWLTDRIARIDPQTGKVTAWIDVAALTREASAAAVKAGRPLTFDDVPNGIAFVPERGTLLLTGKRWATVFEVKLPGVKPEVTAPTGQGRASH; encoded by the coding sequence GTGCGCCCTCGCCTGCTGCCCGCCCTGCTGCCCCTGCTGCTGTTCCCGCTGGGAGCTGCGCAGACCGTTGCGACACCCATCCTGATGCCCAGCGTGGTGGCGCGCTACCCGCATGACCGCGCCGCGTTCACGGAGGGTTTCCAGTACCTCGGGAATGGCACGCTCATGGAAAGTACCGGTATTGAGGGGCAGTCCGGCGTGCGGCGCGTGGATCTGAAGAGCGGGAAGGTGCTGGCCAGGGTCGCCACGCCCATCGCGACGGCGTTCGGGGAGGGCGTCACGGCCCTGAACGGCGTGGCGTACCACCTGACGTGGGAGGACGGCGTGGCCATCACCTTCGATGCGGGCACGCTGAAGGAGACCGGGCGGTACCGGTACAGTGGCGAGGGGTGGGGCCTGACCACCGATGGCAAGGCGCTGATCATGAGTAACGGGTCGTCCACGCTGGTGTGGCGCGATCCGAAAACATTCCGCGTGACGCGCTCCGTGCAGGTCACGGACGCCGGTCAGCCCGTGAAGAACCTCAATGAGCTGGAGTTCGTGCAGGGCAACGTGTACGCGAACGTGTGGCTGACGGACCGGATCGCGCGGATTGATCCGCAGACCGGGAAGGTCACCGCCTGGATTGACGTGGCCGCCCTGACCCGCGAGGCGAGCGCCGCCGCTGTGAAGGCCGGGCGGCCCCTGACCTTTGACGACGTGCCCAACGGCATTGCGTTCGTGCCGGAGCGCGGCACGCTGCTGCTGACCGGCAAGCGCTGGGCGACCGTGTTCGAGGTGAAACTGCCTGGCGTGAAGCCCGAGGTCACCGCGCCCACCGGACAGGGCCGCGCCAGCCACTGA
- the queG gene encoding tRNA epoxyqueuosine(34) reductase QueG, translated as MSVSPHDQLHDLALSLGADAVGWAPAQVPRAAVDEYAGWLAAGRHAGMSYLERQLPVRADPSQRLEGVQSVLVLGVSHAFATPPVPEGGVRVGRVARYAWTPDYHDQLQPVLSHLEAEAARLGVRARGYVDHGPVMERLFASGAFLGWRGKSGMLVSTQLGAFVTLAVLLTDLPHPGAAEAHPDRCGRCLRCVTACPTAAIGPDRAIDARRCVSYLTIEHRGPVPPELRAGMGEWLFGCDVCSEVCPWTLKAGPLARLFRPDPELAHPDLTRFFGVSEREFERQWAGTAFLRPRRKGMARNALTVLGNTRAPQGWPLLLAGVQDPAWEVREAAAWALAQWGEMGHLRPLLDDPHEVVRASAGGLLG; from the coding sequence GGCCCCGGCGCAGGTGCCGCGCGCGGCGGTGGACGAGTACGCAGGGTGGCTGGCGGCGGGGCGCCACGCGGGCATGAGCTACCTGGAGCGGCAGCTGCCGGTGCGGGCCGATCCCTCCCAGCGCCTAGAGGGCGTGCAGAGCGTGCTCGTGCTGGGCGTGTCGCACGCGTTCGCGACACCGCCCGTGCCGGAGGGGGGCGTGCGGGTGGGCCGCGTGGCCCGCTACGCGTGGACGCCGGACTACCATGACCAGCTCCAGCCGGTCCTATCGCACTTGGAGGCGGAGGCCGCGCGGCTGGGCGTGCGCGCCCGCGGGTACGTGGATCACGGACCGGTCATGGAGCGGCTGTTCGCGTCCGGGGCGTTCCTGGGCTGGCGCGGGAAGTCCGGGATGCTGGTCAGCACGCAGCTGGGCGCGTTCGTGACGCTGGCGGTCCTGCTGACCGACCTGCCGCACCCCGGCGCGGCGGAGGCCCACCCGGACCGCTGTGGGCGCTGCCTGCGCTGCGTGACCGCCTGCCCCACTGCCGCGATCGGCCCGGACCGCGCGATCGACGCGCGGCGCTGCGTGTCGTACCTGACCATCGAGCACCGCGGGCCGGTTCCGCCCGAGCTGCGCGCCGGGATGGGCGAGTGGCTGTTCGGCTGTGACGTGTGCAGCGAGGTCTGCCCGTGGACGCTGAAGGCTGGGCCGCTGGCGCGACTCTTCCGTCCGGACCCGGAACTGGCCCACCCGGACCTGACCCGCTTTTTTGGCGTCAGTGAACGGGAGTTCGAGCGGCAGTGGGCGGGCACCGCGTTCCTGCGCCCGAGGCGCAAGGGCATGGCCCGCAACGCGCTGACGGTCCTGGGGAACACCCGCGCGCCGCAGGGCTGGCCGCTGCTCCTGGCAGGCGTGCAGGACCCCGCCTGGGAGGTGCGCGAGGCCGCGGCCTGGGCGCTGGCTCAGTGGGGCGAGATGGGCCATCTCAGGCCGCTGCTGGACGACCCGCACGAGGTGGTGCGCGCCTCAGCCGGGGGCCTGCTGGGCTGA